In a single window of the Thermus amyloliquefaciens genome:
- a CDS encoding DNA topoisomerase subunit B has product MSYDASAIKVLKGLEGVRHRPAMYIGGTGVEGYHHLFKEILDNAVDEALAGYATEIVTTLNPDGSLTVEDNGRGIPVDLMPEEGKPAVEVIYTTLHSGGKFESGAYKVSGGLHGVGASVVNALSEWTVVEVFREGRHYRIAFSRGEVTEPLQVVGPAPTGKRGTRVTFKPDPLIFGNLAFDPSKIRARLREVSYLVAGLKLLFKDLQHGREEVFLDKGGVASFAKALAEGEELLYEKPFLLRGQEGDVEVEVGLIHTKGYTAEILTYANMIPTRDGGTHLTAFKGAYSRALNQYAKKAGLNKEKGPQPTGDDLLEGLYAVVSVKLPQPQFEGQTKGKLLNPEAGSAVSQVVYEKLLEILEENPRIAKTVYEKALRAAQAREAARKARELVRRQNPLESDDLPGKLADCQTENPMEAELFIVEGDSAGGSAKQGRDRRFQAILPLRGKILNVEKAGLSKALKNAEVRAMVSAIGAGIGGTGDEAHFDLEGLRYHKIIIMTDADVDGSHIRTLLLTFFYRYMRPLIEKGHVYIAQPPLYRLQVGKKVEYLYSEEELSARLRELEGKSFEVQRFKGLGEMNPEQLWETTMNPEKRVLKRVELQDALEASELFEKLMGQEVGPRREFIEEHARYAELDI; this is encoded by the coding sequence GTGAGCTACGACGCATCCGCCATTAAGGTGCTCAAGGGCCTGGAAGGGGTGCGCCACCGCCCGGCCATGTACATCGGGGGCACGGGGGTGGAGGGCTACCACCACCTCTTCAAGGAGATCCTGGACAACGCCGTGGACGAGGCCCTGGCGGGCTACGCCACGGAGATCGTCACCACCCTCAATCCCGATGGCTCCCTCACCGTGGAGGACAACGGCCGGGGCATCCCCGTGGACCTGATGCCCGAGGAGGGCAAGCCCGCGGTGGAGGTCATCTACACCACCCTGCACTCGGGGGGCAAGTTTGAAAGCGGGGCCTACAAGGTCTCCGGGGGCCTCCACGGGGTGGGGGCCAGCGTGGTGAACGCCCTCTCCGAGTGGACGGTGGTGGAGGTGTTCCGGGAAGGAAGGCATTACCGCATCGCCTTCAGCCGGGGGGAGGTCACCGAGCCCCTTCAGGTGGTGGGCCCCGCCCCCACGGGCAAAAGGGGCACCCGGGTCACCTTCAAGCCCGACCCCCTGATCTTCGGGAACCTGGCCTTTGACCCCAGCAAGATAAGGGCCCGCCTGCGGGAGGTGAGCTACCTGGTGGCGGGGCTGAAGCTCCTCTTCAAGGACCTGCAGCACGGGCGGGAGGAGGTCTTCCTGGACAAGGGGGGCGTGGCCTCCTTCGCCAAGGCCTTGGCGGAAGGGGAGGAGCTTCTCTACGAGAAGCCCTTCCTCCTTCGGGGCCAGGAGGGGGACGTGGAGGTGGAGGTGGGCCTCATCCACACCAAGGGCTACACCGCGGAGATCCTCACCTACGCCAACATGATCCCCACCCGGGACGGGGGCACCCACCTCACCGCCTTCAAGGGCGCCTACAGCCGGGCCCTCAACCAGTACGCCAAGAAGGCGGGCCTCAACAAGGAAAAGGGCCCCCAGCCCACGGGGGATGACCTCTTGGAAGGGCTTTACGCCGTGGTGAGCGTGAAGCTTCCCCAGCCCCAGTTTGAGGGGCAGACCAAGGGGAAGCTTTTGAACCCCGAGGCGGGAAGCGCCGTAAGCCAGGTGGTCTACGAGAAACTCTTGGAGATCTTGGAGGAGAACCCCCGCATCGCCAAGACGGTTTACGAGAAGGCCCTGCGGGCGGCCCAGGCCCGGGAGGCCGCCCGGAAGGCCCGGGAGCTCGTTAGGCGGCAAAACCCCCTGGAGTCCGACGACCTTCCCGGGAAGCTCGCTGACTGCCAGACGGAAAACCCCATGGAGGCGGAGCTTTTCATCGTGGAGGGGGACTCGGCGGGGGGTAGCGCCAAGCAGGGGCGGGACCGGCGCTTCCAGGCCATCCTCCCCTTGAGGGGCAAGATCCTCAACGTGGAAAAGGCGGGGCTATCCAAGGCCCTCAAAAACGCCGAGGTGCGGGCCATGGTGTCGGCCATCGGGGCGGGGATCGGGGGGACGGGGGACGAGGCCCACTTTGACCTCGAGGGCCTCCGCTACCACAAGATCATCATCATGACCGATGCCGACGTGGACGGCAGCCACATCCGCACCCTTCTCCTCACCTTCTTCTACCGCTACATGCGGCCCCTGATCGAAAAGGGGCACGTCTACATCGCCCAGCCTCCCCTCTACCGCCTGCAGGTGGGGAAGAAGGTGGAGTACCTCTACTCCGAGGAGGAGCTTTCCGCCCGCCTTCGGGAGCTTGAGGGGAAAAGCTTTGAGGTGCAACGCTTCAAGGGCCTGGGGGAGATGAACCCCGAGCAGCTTTGGGAGACCACCATGAACCCGGAGAAAAGGGTGCTCAAGCGGGTGGAGCTCCAGGACGCCCTCGAGGCCAGCGAGCTTTTTGAGAAGCTCATGGGGCAGGAGGTGGGCCCCAGGCGGGAGTTCATTGAGGAGCATGCCCGCTACGCGGAGCTGGACATCTAA
- the hrpB gene encoding ATP-dependent helicase HrpB, which translates to MADWLDQGVALLQKEGRLLLVAPPGTGKSTLFPLKVLRALPGKVLLFEPRRVAARAVAARLAENLGEALGRTVGYRVRLEGKESGATRLLVMTEGLLTRLLLEDPALEGVSAVLLDEAHERHLESDLALALLLRVQETLRPDLKIALLTATPDEELRRAFSGAVLEVEGKGHPVEVLHLPKPPEGPLEPLAARYAKKAFLEGEGDVLVFLPGKAEIERTRRLLEGLPAFPLHGGLPLSQQMALLRPGPRRIVLATDVAETSLTLPGVRVVVDSGLARKPRFDPRTGLTRLALVRIPEASARQRAGRAGRTGPGRVYRLYPEGPFPPKRPEVLEADLSRALLLALALGERLEALPLPTPPPQGALEAAWNLLGLLGAVEGEGLTPLGQRMLLLPTHPRLARMVLEAEGLGLLPLAADLLALLEERDPLEGEADLLEKLAGVLKARREGRGAFLGVERVSALWRGRLRVPPLQSLPAPEAVGRLLLAAYPDRVAERVAPGRYRLATGPLLRLSGEGPPYLVAVGAEAGPKEGRILLFAPLAREDLLERAEVAAWTGWEEGRLKGYLERRYGAIALERVAVDPGPPAEAHLREALKEGLPLPEEARQVLLRLSFLKAHGVAVPELSEEALLKDLSWLLPWTGEVRRQEDLRALPWKEILLSLLGEARRTLEELAPEALPLPSGRRKRLEYRQDAPPLLSLRIQEAFGLRETPRVLGGKVPVAVALLSPAGRPVQVTQDLGGFWERHYPRVRQELMRRYPKHPWPERP; encoded by the coding sequence ATGGCGGACTGGCTGGACCAAGGGGTGGCCCTCCTCCAAAAGGAGGGCCGCCTCCTCCTGGTGGCCCCCCCGGGGACGGGCAAGAGCACCCTCTTTCCCCTAAAGGTGCTCCGGGCCCTTCCCGGCAAGGTGCTCCTCTTTGAGCCCCGGCGGGTGGCGGCCCGGGCGGTGGCGGCCCGCCTGGCGGAAAACCTGGGGGAGGCCTTGGGGCGGACGGTGGGCTACCGGGTGCGCCTGGAGGGGAAGGAGAGCGGGGCCACCCGGCTCCTGGTGATGACCGAGGGCCTCCTCACCCGGCTCCTCCTGGAGGACCCGGCCCTCGAGGGGGTTTCCGCCGTTCTCCTGGACGAGGCCCACGAGCGCCACCTGGAGTCCGACCTGGCCCTGGCCCTCCTCCTCAGGGTGCAGGAGACCCTGAGGCCCGACCTGAAAATCGCCCTCCTCACCGCCACCCCGGACGAGGAGCTAAGGCGGGCCTTTTCCGGGGCGGTCTTGGAGGTGGAAGGGAAGGGCCACCCGGTGGAGGTCCTCCACCTGCCCAAACCCCCGGAGGGCCCCCTGGAACCCCTGGCCGCCCGCTACGCCAAAAAGGCCTTCCTGGAGGGGGAAGGCGACGTTTTGGTCTTTCTGCCGGGCAAAGCCGAGATCGAAAGGACCAGGAGGCTCCTGGAGGGCCTTCCCGCCTTCCCCCTCCACGGGGGGCTTCCCCTTTCCCAGCAGATGGCCCTCCTAAGGCCAGGCCCAAGGAGGATCGTCCTGGCCACGGACGTGGCGGAAACCAGCCTCACCCTGCCGGGGGTGCGGGTGGTGGTGGACAGCGGGCTTGCCAGGAAGCCCCGCTTTGACCCCCGCACGGGCCTCACCCGCCTGGCCCTGGTGCGCATCCCCGAGGCCTCCGCCCGGCAGCGGGCGGGGCGGGCCGGACGCACGGGGCCTGGGCGGGTGTACCGCCTCTACCCCGAAGGCCCCTTCCCCCCCAAAAGGCCCGAGGTGCTGGAGGCGGACCTCTCCCGGGCCCTCCTCCTGGCCCTGGCCTTGGGGGAAAGGCTGGAGGCCCTGCCCCTCCCCACCCCGCCGCCCCAAGGGGCCCTCGAGGCCGCCTGGAACCTCCTCGGGCTCCTGGGGGCGGTGGAGGGGGAGGGCCTCACCCCCTTGGGGCAGAGGATGCTCCTCCTGCCCACCCACCCCCGCCTGGCCCGCATGGTCCTGGAGGCGGAAGGCCTCGGCCTCCTCCCCCTGGCCGCCGACCTCCTGGCCCTTCTGGAGGAGCGGGACCCCTTGGAGGGGGAGGCGGACCTTTTGGAGAAGCTTGCGGGGGTCCTAAAGGCCCGCCGGGAGGGCCGGGGGGCCTTCTTGGGGGTGGAGCGGGTCTCCGCGCTTTGGCGGGGGAGGCTTAGGGTGCCTCCCCTGCAAAGCCTCCCCGCCCCGGAGGCGGTGGGGAGGCTCCTTCTGGCCGCCTACCCCGACCGGGTGGCGGAAAGGGTGGCCCCCGGGCGCTACCGCCTGGCCACCGGCCCCCTCCTGCGCCTCTCGGGGGAGGGCCCGCCTTACCTGGTGGCGGTGGGAGCGGAGGCGGGCCCCAAGGAGGGGCGCATCCTCCTCTTCGCCCCCCTGGCCCGGGAAGACCTCCTGGAGCGGGCGGAGGTGGCCGCCTGGACGGGGTGGGAGGAGGGGAGGCTCAAGGGGTACCTGGAGCGGCGCTACGGGGCCATCGCCCTGGAGCGGGTGGCGGTGGACCCAGGCCCGCCCGCAGAAGCCCACCTGCGGGAGGCCCTGAAGGAGGGGCTTCCCCTCCCCGAGGAGGCCCGGCAGGTCCTTCTGCGCCTCTCCTTTTTGAAGGCCCACGGGGTGGCGGTGCCGGAGCTCTCCGAGGAGGCCCTCCTCAAGGACCTCTCCTGGCTCCTCCCCTGGACAGGGGAGGTGAGGCGGCAGGAGGACCTGAGGGCCCTTCCCTGGAAGGAGATCCTCCTCTCCCTCCTGGGGGAGGCCCGGAGGACCCTGGAGGAGCTCGCCCCCGAGGCCCTCCCCCTGCCCTCCGGGAGGCGGAAGCGCCTGGAGTACCGCCAAGACGCCCCGCCCCTCCTCTCCTTGCGCATCCAGGAGGCCTTCGGCCTGCGGGAGACCCCCAGGGTTTTGGGGGGGAAGGTTCCCGTGGCGGTGGCCCTCCTCTCCCCCGCGGGGCGCCCGGTGCAGGTGACCCAGGACCTGGGGGGCTTCTGGGAACGGCACTACCCCAGGGTGCGGCAGGAGCTCATGCGCCGCTACCCCAAGCACCCCTGGCCGGAACGGCCCTAA
- a CDS encoding SCP2 sterol-binding domain-containing protein — MELFSPAWAEAYCQKLNESEAYKKAAATWEGSLALRVRPDPSLGFPEGVAVVLDLWHGACRGVRVVEGEAEADFVIEADLATWREVLEGRLEPLMGLMRGFLELKRGSIAALAPYAQAAQELVKVAREVP; from the coding sequence ATGGAACTTTTCTCCCCAGCCTGGGCCGAGGCCTACTGCCAGAAGCTCAACGAAAGCGAGGCCTACAAGAAGGCGGCGGCCACCTGGGAGGGCTCCTTGGCCCTAAGGGTGCGTCCCGACCCCTCCTTGGGCTTCCCCGAGGGGGTGGCGGTGGTCCTGGACCTCTGGCACGGGGCGTGCCGGGGCGTGCGGGTGGTGGAGGGGGAAGCGGAGGCGGACTTCGTGATCGAGGCCGACCTCGCCACCTGGCGGGAGGTGCTGGAGGGGCGCCTCGAGCCCCTCATGGGCCTGATGCGGGGGTTTTTGGAGCTGAAGCGGGGCTCCATCGCCGCCTTGGCCCCCTACGCCCAGGCGGCCCAGGAGCTGGTCAAGGTGGCCCGGGAGGTCCCATGA
- a CDS encoding alcohol dehydrogenase family protein has protein sequence MRAVVYQGPFQVAVTEVPEPQLEAETDALVEVELAAICGSDLHIYHGKIAGVLPGTVLGHEFVGRVVAKGPLVPFALGERVVGSFQVACGECPACRKGQYFACLQGGVFGFGLALGNLAGAQAERVRVPFARQSLFPIGDLPAEEAILAGDILTTAYGGVRPFLSPGMSVAVVGSGPVGLMAQAVAHALEAGLVMAIDPEESRLEMARALGSLPLNPKKEDPVARVRRETEGLGAELVVEAVGGDGEALKLALRLAGPGGTVSSLGVPTAERLDYPWLSAFSRGITLKSSLANIPRWIGEVLALQRAGRLKGSFVFSHRLPLEEAPEGYRLFHERQATKVALVP, from the coding sequence ATGAGGGCCGTGGTGTACCAGGGCCCCTTCCAGGTGGCGGTGACGGAGGTGCCCGAACCCCAGCTGGAGGCGGAAACCGACGCCCTCGTGGAGGTGGAGCTCGCCGCCATCTGCGGCTCGGACCTGCACATCTACCACGGCAAGATCGCCGGGGTCCTGCCGGGCACCGTCTTGGGCCACGAGTTCGTGGGCCGGGTGGTGGCCAAAGGACCCCTGGTGCCCTTCGCCCTGGGGGAGAGGGTGGTGGGGAGCTTCCAGGTGGCCTGCGGGGAGTGCCCCGCCTGCCGCAAGGGGCAGTACTTCGCCTGCCTGCAGGGAGGCGTCTTCGGCTTCGGCCTGGCCCTGGGGAACCTGGCGGGGGCCCAGGCGGAAAGGGTGCGGGTGCCCTTCGCCCGGCAAAGCCTCTTCCCCATCGGGGACCTGCCCGCGGAGGAGGCCATCCTGGCCGGGGACATCCTCACCACCGCCTACGGGGGGGTAAGGCCCTTCCTCAGCCCGGGGATGAGCGTGGCCGTGGTGGGCTCGGGGCCGGTGGGCCTCATGGCCCAGGCGGTGGCCCACGCCCTGGAGGCGGGGCTGGTGATGGCCATAGACCCGGAGGAAAGCCGCCTGGAAATGGCAAGGGCCTTAGGAAGCCTCCCCTTGAACCCCAAGAAGGAGGACCCCGTGGCCCGGGTGCGCCGCGAAACGGAGGGCCTGGGGGCGGAGCTGGTGGTGGAGGCGGTGGGCGGGGACGGGGAGGCGCTGAAGCTGGCCCTCCGCCTTGCCGGGCCCGGGGGCACCGTGTCCAGCCTCGGGGTGCCCACCGCGGAGAGGCTGGACTACCCCTGGCTTTCCGCCTTCAGCCGGGGCATCACCTTGAAAAGCTCCCTGGCCAACATCCCCCGTTGGATTGGGGAGGTCCTGGCCTTGCAAAGGGCGGGGAGGCTTAAGGGGAGCTTCGTCTTCAGCCACCGCCTGCCCCTCGAGGAGGCCCCCGAGGGCTACCGCCTCTTCCACGAGCGGCAGGCCACCAAGGTGGCCCTGGTGCCCTAA
- a CDS encoding LptF/LptG family permease, whose product MLGRYVLKEVLVPYLVGVLLFVALLTFDLLSSLSGVLLSRGASAEAILTLILYRLPWTLSLALPLGLVFAILVGLARLIRGSELKAAYAAGVPPWALLKPLALLALLVSLFNLLNLAELRPRALEAYDRHLARLLYGEGGLSGVLRKQLYAAEGLGVYYAEEVRPEVGQNRLFGIRVVDERGRVYSGQEGVWDKEGWHFRGYVLEEGKPKPFAGTLPFPAQFRPKESLGSRDPYDSTTLKELWERSRVESGARFAFYRRLADALGGFFLGLVAAALGLSFREAAWAFLSIVLLIFGYYVLWTLSAQLARYDVNPLLAFLPNAFFAALGLFLIWRLR is encoded by the coding sequence GTGCTGGGGCGCTACGTCCTCAAGGAAGTCCTGGTCCCCTACCTGGTGGGGGTCCTCCTCTTCGTGGCCCTCCTCACCTTTGACCTCCTCTCCAGCCTCTCCGGGGTGCTCCTGAGCCGGGGGGCCAGCGCCGAGGCCATCCTGACCCTCATCCTCTACCGCCTTCCCTGGACCCTGAGCCTGGCCCTGCCCTTGGGCCTGGTCTTCGCCATCCTGGTGGGCCTGGCCCGCCTCATCCGAGGCTCGGAGCTGAAGGCGGCCTACGCCGCGGGCGTACCCCCCTGGGCCCTTTTGAAACCCCTGGCGCTTCTGGCCCTTTTGGTGAGCCTCTTCAACCTCCTCAACCTGGCCGAGCTCCGCCCCCGGGCCCTCGAGGCCTACGACCGACACCTGGCCCGGCTCCTCTACGGGGAAGGCGGCCTAAGCGGGGTTTTGCGCAAACAGCTCTACGCCGCGGAAGGCCTCGGGGTCTACTACGCGGAAGAGGTCCGGCCCGAGGTGGGGCAAAACCGCCTCTTCGGCATCCGGGTGGTGGACGAAAGGGGCCGGGTCTATAGCGGCCAGGAGGGCGTATGGGACAAGGAGGGGTGGCACTTTCGGGGGTACGTGCTGGAGGAGGGCAAGCCCAAACCCTTCGCCGGCACCCTTCCCTTTCCCGCCCAGTTCCGCCCCAAGGAAAGCCTGGGCTCCCGCGACCCCTACGACTCCACCACCCTAAAGGAGCTTTGGGAGAGGAGCCGGGTGGAAAGCGGGGCCCGCTTTGCCTTTTACCGCCGGCTGGCGGATGCCCTGGGGGGGTTCTTCCTGGGCCTGGTGGCGGCCGCCTTGGGCCTTTCCTTCCGGGAGGCCGCCTGGGCCTTTCTCAGCATCGTCCTCCTCATCTTCGGCTACTACGTGCTCTGGACCCTTTCCGCCCAGCTGGCCCGCTACGACGTGAACCCCCTCCTGGCCTTTCTTCCCAACGCCTTCTTCGCCGCCTTGGGCCTCTTCCTCATCTGGAGGCTTAGATGA